In Pseudoalteromonas piratica, the genomic stretch TGTATTTGTTACGCATTACACGAAATGCTGAAAAGCGCAGTTTTGAGCTAAGTCAGATTGTTGAGCAAAGCCCCTCTGCCATCATCACAACTGACCACAACGGTAATATCCTGTATCAAAATAATCACAGTATGCGCACGCTGTTTGCCAACATTAGCAAAAATAAAAATGTGTTTGCTGTGTTAGAAACGCTTGTGAACGACCAAACACGCTTAAATAATGCAATTAAACAACGTCAACCTTGGGTGTACGATTTGTCAGTCAATCAAGGTCACACGTTTTTGCGTGTTCACCTTTACCCAATTAACAGTAAGCAAAGTAGTAAAAGTGGTTATGTATTCATCCTTGACGATATTACAAAACAAAAACAAGATGAAAAGCAATTAAGGCTTACTTCAACCGTATTCCAAACTGCCACTGAAGCAGTGATGATTTGTGATAAGCATTACAAAATACAAGCGGTCAACGAAGCATTTACCAAAATCACAGGATTTGACAGCCACGAAGTGCTCAATCAAACACCCGAAATTTTAAGCGCTGGGCTTAAAAATGAATCGATTTATAAAAATATTCAACATCAGCTCGATGAAAATAATCAATGGCAGGGCGAAATTTCGAATCGTCGTAAGAGTGGTGAAATTTACTATGAATGGCTTTCAATAACAGCGCTAAGAGACAATAGCGGAGAGATTGACGCTTTTGTTGCATTATTTAGCGATATTACCAAACGAAAAAAAGCCGAAAGTAAGATTTACCAACAAGCTAACTATGATTCACTCACTGGGCTTGCCAACCGGAATTTATTTTTAGATAGGTTTGAGCAAGCGCTCAATAAAGCCGAACGTGACCATAGTTACGTCACCTTGTTATTTATCGACTTAGATGGTTTTAAACATGTAAATGATACGCTTGGTCATTCTCAAGGCGACTTATTACTGAAGCAAACCGCACAACGACTGTCGGCAACGTTGCGCAAATCTGACACCATCACACGCCTCGGTGGTGATGAATTTGCTGTACTAATTTCCACTGAAAAGTGTGATTTTAATATTCGTAAAGTCGCAGGCAAGATTCAAACCGCCATTGCACGTCCTTTTGAGCTTGAAAATGCCCAAGGGTTTGTGTCTGCCAGTATTGGCATCACCAGTTATCCAAATGATGGAAAAGATGTTGAAACACTAATGCGTAAAGCTGACAGTGCTATGTATAAAGCCAAAGCGAATGGTAAAAATAACTTTCAGTTTTTTACCGCAGAAATGGATGAAAAAGCACTTAAACGCCGCGCACTTGAAAGTGAACTGCGTCTCGCGATTGAAAAGCAGCAATTTATTGTCCATTACCAAGCTATTTTTGATACAGAAAAGAACCATATTTATGCATCAGAAGCCCTCGTGCGCTGGCAACATCCTGAAAAAGGGCTGTTATCCCCCTTCCATTTTATTGAGTTAGCAGAAGAGCTTGGGCTTATCGCTGACATTGGAGAGTTTGTTCTAAACACAGCATGTGACTGCGCAGCGAGTTGGCACAAATCATTTGATAATGCGCCAAGTATCAGTGTGAATATTTCAAGTATGCAATTTCAGCGTGATGGCTTTTTAGAAAGTATCGAAAATGCGCTAAACAAAAGTGGGCTGCCAGCTGAAAAATTGATATTGGAAATTACTGAAAGCGTCTTTATTGAAAATGACCAAAAAACCATAACACAACTCACTAAACTCGCAGACAGTGGTATTAAAATCGCCATTGATGACTTTGGCACTGGCTATTCATCTCTCAGCTATTTGAAGAAATTTCCAGTCAACAAGTTGAAAATTGATCGCAGTTTTATCAGTGATATCGAACATAATCATGAAAACCAAGCGCTCACAAAAGCGATTATTGCAATGGGCCAAAGTTTAAAATTAGAGGTCATAGCTGAAGGTGTTGAAACACGCGATCAAATGCAGTGGCTGAAAGATTCTGAGTGTGCATTAATTCAAGGTTATTGGTTTGCCAAACCAAGTGATCACGAAGATTTTAAAACATTGTTATTCAAACACAATTTAAGACGCTAACGTTATGCTTGTAGAAGGTGGTTTTCTGCAAGCGGCAATGTAATCGTAAACTCGCTGCCAGACTCATTTGAAGTAACACTTAAATTACCTTTGTGTTCATCACATATAATGCGATAACAAATAGCTAAACCCAGGCCCGTTCCCTCGCCGATTGGTTTAGTGGTGTAAAAGGGTGTAAAAATATCTTTTAAGTCTGCTTGGGGTATACCACACCCTGTATCCCGAATGCTGATTACGATATTTTGTTCTTTGACCATCGACGCGATAAATATTTCACCATCGCCATCAAACGACTGTTTTGCATTTATAATCAAGTTCATAAACACTTGATTAAGCTTACTCATATTTACTGTGGTTTCTGGCAGTGGATTAAGAGTCAAATGCACCTTACACGTATCTTTTAATTCATTTCTTAGAATATTGAGCGTCGACTCAATGCCTTTGTTAATATCGCTTAGCTCGTGAACATCTGAATCCCCACGCGAGAAGCGCTTTAAATCCAGCATTATTTGTTTCGCAGAGTTTAGTCCATTCACAGTTTCCGATGTCAACTCAGTCAAATCATCTAAAATATATGTAAGCTCATCATCAAATACGCGGCTTTTAATTTCATTTGATACTGAAGGGTCATTTTTTAATGCAGTAAATCGCGAGATGACGTCAGGTAAGTAATCCTGCTTTATGGTGTTGATATTGCTTATTGCAAAGCCAAGAGGCGTATTAATTTCATGGGCAATGCCCGCTGATAGCACACCCAATGCCGCCATTTTTTCAGATTCAATCATCACGCTTTGATTATGAGCTAATTGCGCCAAGCTTTCTTGTAACTCGCGATTACTTCGCTCTAACCGTAATTGAGTTTGTTGTAGTTCCAAACGATACTGTGCAGAGGCAATGCGTGGCGCTGCGATATTGGCAATAACTTGCAATAATGCCATTTCAAATTCTGAATAGTCACCTACTTTGTCTGACTCTGAGTCAATAACGGCTATCGTGCACCCTTCATAAATCACAGGCACTGCAAGTTCAGATAATCCCTCAAACTGGTCATTTATGTAACGGCTATCAACACGCGTATCAGAGACAGTTTCTGCAATGCCAGTTTCAGCGACGGTGCCCACAATGCCCTTGCCAATTGGAATTTCAATGCGCTCAAAAATCTCACGATCTTTTGGGTTTTTAATACCATACGCCGCCATTTGCACCAATTTATCTTCGTTGCGAAGATAAATAACACAATCCTCAAATGACATAATTTCGCCAACGCCCTGCGCAATCGACCACAGCAAATCATCGAGTTCAGCCTGATTCAACATGGCAAGTGCAAACGCATTTATTTTATCTACACCATAAAACATAATGCACGCCCCTCAGTGTTCATAACTACTAGTATAGTGCAAAGAACGTAACACCTTTAATTGCAAAACATCAAAGGTGAAGACAAAAGCTAGGATTCACGGGTTAAACTCGGCTGAGTTAATGGGTTGTCATCATTGCGGATAAGTTTCTTTTTAAACTCGCGTTTAAGTAATAAATGACTTACCGCTGCTTGAATAAACACTGTGGCGATAGAGCAATACCAAATTTGTTCAATGTAAAAATCGTCTTGGTAGACTAAATAGATAACGGAGATTGCAAACAAAGATAAGCGAGTGAAAGTGCTAAGCAGCGCAGGCCATGTATTACCTAAAGCCTGAAACATCCCTGAAATTGCAAACACATAACCAGCAGGCACAAAATTAACACCAACAAAACTTAAAAAGGTTGCCGCTATTAAAATGACTTGTTGGCTTTCACTAAATCCAGAGACAAAAAAGCTCGGTACCCATAAACATAACAGCATTAATAAAGCCATTAAGCCACAGGTAAGTAATGCGGTTGTGGTAAAGGTTTTATAGACTCGGTCAATTTTACCCGCAGCATAATTTTGACCCGCAATAGCTGGTGCTGCAAAGGCAATAGCCATAACGGGTAAAAACAGTGATTGCATAATTCTAGAGCCTAAGCCAAAACCTGCTTGTGCTTCGGCCGACACGCGGCTTAATGCCCAATAAATTATCGACATATAAAGAAAGGTTAAGAAAAATTCGCCACCTGATGGCAAGCCGATATTTAAGATTTTTCTGACTGTTTTAATGTTTAACGAGAACGACAACCAATCAACACGTAAATATTGCTCCTGTCGATTGAAATAGCGGATTAACAGTACAAATGACAACGCCATTGACACACTACTCGCTAATCCTGCACCAGCAACACCCAGTTCAATGCCGTGTCCCCATCCGGTGATCATGATGGGTGATAAAATAATGTTGGCAATAACCCCAATAATGGATAGTGTCATGACGGGTTTTACCACCCCCGTGCCACGTAGCGCTGCACTTAGCGCAGTAAACACAAACTGCATTAATAGTGATGGTAAAAAGTAATAAAAGTAATTTTTAGCTAATGTTTGTGTTGTCACATCGGCTGCCATAAAACTAAAAAAGTAGTCTGCAAACAGATATCCAAACACAGTGAAAAGCAAGGTTGCCCAACTGGCAAGCGCCAGGGCCTGATTACAAAGATGGTTTGCCTCATCATGGTCTTTTCTGCCAACGGCATGAGACACTAACGTTGCACAACCAATATTGAGTACTTGTGTTAACGCCATGACAAAAAAGAACACACTGCCAGCGCTACTCACTGCTGCAATTGCTTCAGAGCCAAGGCGTCCAACAAAATATAAATCGACTAAAAAGTACAGTGTCTGAATAAATAAACCAATCGCAATTGGCACTGCCATGGCAATAATATGTTTGGAAATATTCCCTTTAGTGAGGTCTTGCATAAATTTAGCTAAATTCCATTTTGTCTTTGAAAGGTACTGTTAACGTGCTTTGGCAAGTGCTTTATCTAATTCATCAGCAAACGCTTTTTTATCCGCATTTGAAAGTGCACTCGGGCCACCTGTTTCCACCCCACTGGCACGTAAAGTATCAAAAAAGTCACGCATATTTAAACGCGATTTAATATTACTAGCAGTTAGCAGTTCACCGCGAGGAGTTAAGGCAATTGCTTGTTTAGTAATAACTTCATCAGCAAGTGGGATATCTTGCGTAATCACTAAATCACCAGGGGCAACACGTTGTGCAATCACGTTATCCGCCACATCAAAGCCTTTTTCAACCTGTAAACGTTTTATAAATTGCGAAGGAGGAATGCGAAAACTATGATTCGCAATAAAGGTCGTCATGATTTGCGTGCGTTCAGCAGCGCGAAACAAAATTTCTTTAATCACAACCGGACAGGCATCAGCGTCTACCCAAATATTCATAAATTACCTATAACCACATTTTTTGCCAGATTATACGGGAACAAATAGGTTAAAAGCGAATGAATCAATGCTTTAATCTAACGTTCGTAAAATCAAGGGTAAAGGTTGTGCCCTGCTTATCAGATGTAACACTAATGGTAATTGCTAACCGATCACACAGGCGTTTTACAATGGCAAGCCCAAAACCAAGCCCTTGGCTGCTTTCGCTTTTTACGCCTTGTTCAAATACGGTATCAATAATTTGGTTATCAATCCCCTTGCCAGAATCACATAAAGTCAAACACCCTTGGTCATAACTAATAGCAATCATGCCACCATGTGTATGGTGAAATGCATTGCTAATTAAATTACTGAGTACCATTTTTAATGCATCTTGATTGCTGATAATTGTGGTATCAGGGGTCACATTGATAGCAAGTTCAATCGCTTTATTTTCAATTAATTTATGATGAACCAAAATAGCTTGCTCTATTAGCGGTAGCAGTTTTATGTCACTCAATTCATAGTCTTGCTCTCGTGCCATTGCTAATAAGCCAGACACCGACTGCTGCATATCACGTTGTGCATTCTCAATTCGGGATACCAATACCTGCTGTTCGTCGCTAAGAGGTGTTTCTTTTAATAACGCAAGCGCACCAACACTAATCGCGATTGGCGTACGTAACTCGTGTGAGGCATCTCGGGTAAAGTTTTGTTCACGTTCAATAAATTTTTGTACTCGTGTAAAAGCATTATCAAGTGCCTTGGCAAACACCCCTACTTCATCTTGTTTAAACTGTGAGGAAAAGCCAACTGGCATCTGATCCGATTGCGTGTTCGAAATAAGTTCATTTAATGTTTTTATTGGCTTAGTGATGCGTTTAGCTAAAAACCATGCAACTAAGATCACAATGAGTAATATAAAAGTGACAAAGAATAATGAAAAACTCAGCATGCCCCCTTTATTTTTCCTCACAATCAGTTGCTCGCTCACTTCAGCAACCAAATAGCCCTTAGTTAAAGCCACGATATGATAGTGCTTGTCCCCCTCTCCAGGAAATTCAGTACGATTTGGTTCATCAAGTAAGATGTTATAAATGACTTTCGGCAAAGCTTCTTTTGACTCTACATAATTAACAAAAGGGTAATGCGTCAAAATAGCTTGGTTTGTTGCCAACTGCTGCTCAACTTGCTCGCGCTCACCGTTTAGAATAAAGCGAAAGAAGCCATCTTCGACTTCATAAGAAAAAATAAACCCTAAACCAATAAAGAGTGTACTGACAAATAAAGCAATGCTGATAAACGACGTAATAATGCGCGTTCGAATTAATGTAAACACAATCTCAATCTCTTAAAAGGTTAAACTAAAGCCAACACCATGAATGGTTTTAATGATTGCTTGCTCGAAGGGTTTATCAAGCACTTTTCGAAGTTGATAAAAATGCGAGCGTAATGCATCTGAATCGGTTGGTTCATCTCCCCAAATTTTGTCGCACAACTCAGAACGCGAGACAGCCCTTGGATAGGCTTCCATCAAAATACGTAAGATTGCGAACCCTATCGGCTGAAGATGAATTTCAGTGCCTGCACGAATCACCTGTTTGCTGGCAAAATCTAACACCAGCTCAGTGTCGTCACGACCTAATTTGAGTTGTTTACTTTTGGCACTCACTTGTTGACGCTGAGTTATCGCTAAGCAGCGAACATAGAGCTCTTCGAGTTCAAATGGTTTTGTTAAATAATCATCCGCTCCTTGCTCAAATCCCATTACCTTATCGCTTAACGTGTCACGTGCCGTTAGCATAATAATCGGAATATGACGTTCTGCTTGAGCGCGTATTGCTTGACACACAACCAGACCATCCTTTTTTGGTAGTGCGATATCCAAGATAATACAGTCGTAAAAGTGTGAAAGTGCTAACGTAATTCCTTGTTCACCATCGTAAGCAAAATCCATAATAGCTTCTCGGTTGCTAAAGTAGCTGGCAATATTATTGGCAATTGCCACATTATCTTCCACCAGAAGTACTTTAAGCTGTTGTTCTTTCATTTTAAATGTTCCTTTTACGCTTAATCTACAACGCTAGCATTTAAAGGTAATTAACGTAAGGGGTTAACGTGATGAATAGCCACATAAGTGCACTCATTGCACTATTAAGTGCGATGAGTGCCAGTGTAAATTGTTTCACAAACATTAGCTTTCTCATTAAAGCGACTGAACGTCTGTCAGCAATGTTGCGATTTCCGGATTCTCTGGAAACTTCTTTTGTGCAGCTGATAGATGATTTTTAGCAGTGTTGAAATCATTGTCTGCCAGCAGGGTTTTCGCAATTGCTAGTTCAATAGCAGGATGGTTGACATCGCTGCTTGTAACCTTAAGTAACGTCAGCGCGGCTTCTCGTTCCATCTGGCTTTGCGCGTGCTTACCTAAATAGACGCCAAGCATCGCAAGTAGCATACTATCGTAGTCTTGTTTACTTGCGTTATAAGTAGCTAGTGCAGCGGTTTTATCAGCGACAAATTGCTCTGCTAGTTTAATGGTACGATCATCTTTAAACTCGATACTTTTCTCAAGAGTTAGACCCAACTTTTTGGCCACAGCAATTGCAGTATCAGTGGTAGAAAAAGGGTTTTGTCCCGTTAATAAATTGCCATCAAAACTTACTTGATTAAACATTAAGCTATCTTGTTGATATAAAGCGCCTTGCTCGCTTAATTTATCGGCTAGAGAAAAAGGCATTTGCCATTTTTTAGTAAACGCGCTCT encodes the following:
- a CDS encoding MATE family efflux transporter, yielding MQDLTKGNISKHIIAMAVPIAIGLFIQTLYFLVDLYFVGRLGSEAIAAVSSAGSVFFFVMALTQVLNIGCATLVSHAVGRKDHDEANHLCNQALALASWATLLFTVFGYLFADYFFSFMAADVTTQTLAKNYFYYFLPSLLMQFVFTALSAALRGTGVVKPVMTLSIIGVIANIILSPIMITGWGHGIELGVAGAGLASSVSMALSFVLLIRYFNRQEQYLRVDWLSFSLNIKTVRKILNIGLPSGGEFFLTFLYMSIIYWALSRVSAEAQAGFGLGSRIMQSLFLPVMAIAFAAPAIAGQNYAAGKIDRVYKTFTTTALLTCGLMALLMLLCLWVPSFFVSGFSESQQVILIAATFLSFVGVNFVPAGYVFAISGMFQALGNTWPALLSTFTRLSLFAISVIYLVYQDDFYIEQIWYCSIATVFIQAAVSHLLLKREFKKKLIRNDDNPLTQPSLTRES
- a CDS encoding response regulator transcription factor → MKEQQLKVLLVEDNVAIANNIASYFSNREAIMDFAYDGEQGITLALSHFYDCIILDIALPKKDGLVVCQAIRAQAERHIPIIMLTARDTLSDKVMGFEQGADDYLTKPFELEELYVRCLAITQRQQVSAKSKQLKLGRDDTELVLDFASKQVIRAGTEIHLQPIGFAILRILMEAYPRAVSRSELCDKIWGDEPTDSDALRSHFYQLRKVLDKPFEQAIIKTIHGVGFSLTF
- a CDS encoding YaiI/YqxD family protein, whose translation is MNIWVDADACPVVIKEILFRAAERTQIMTTFIANHSFRIPPSQFIKRLQVEKGFDVADNVIAQRVAPGDLVITQDIPLADEVITKQAIALTPRGELLTASNIKSRLNMRDFFDTLRASGVETGGPSALSNADKKAFADELDKALAKAR
- a CDS encoding sensor histidine kinase, which codes for MFYGVDKINAFALAMLNQAELDDLLWSIAQGVGEIMSFEDCVIYLRNEDKLVQMAAYGIKNPKDREIFERIEIPIGKGIVGTVAETGIAETVSDTRVDSRYINDQFEGLSELAVPVIYEGCTIAVIDSESDKVGDYSEFEMALLQVIANIAAPRIASAQYRLELQQTQLRLERSNRELQESLAQLAHNQSVMIESEKMAALGVLSAGIAHEINTPLGFAISNINTIKQDYLPDVISRFTALKNDPSVSNEIKSRVFDDELTYILDDLTELTSETVNGLNSAKQIMLDLKRFSRGDSDVHELSDINKGIESTLNILRNELKDTCKVHLTLNPLPETTVNMSKLNQVFMNLIINAKQSFDGDGEIFIASMVKEQNIVISIRDTGCGIPQADLKDIFTPFYTTKPIGEGTGLGLAICYRIICDEHKGNLSVTSNESGSEFTITLPLAENHLLQA
- a CDS encoding type 1 glutamine amidotransferase domain-containing protein, which encodes MTNPIKHTLLASLLGLSSLNLMADEQKHILMVLSSYGETDAQGELIKPGYEFDEMSKSYLVFKAAGAKVTFASPKGGKVLADKYNKAKQYNAKFLDDKSAVAQLENTQKLATLNHQDFDAVYVVGGKGPMFDLATDNSVKQIIKQVYENDGVIGAVCHGPAALLDVKLSSGEYLLAGKRVSGFTNLEESAFTKKWQMPFSLADKLSEQGALYQQDSLMFNQVSFDGNLLTGQNPFSTTDTAIAVAKKLGLTLEKSIEFKDDRTIKLAEQFVADKTAALATYNASKQDYDSMLLAMLGVYLGKHAQSQMEREAALTLLKVTSSDVNHPAIELAIAKTLLADNDFNTAKNHLSAAQKKFPENPEIATLLTDVQSL
- a CDS encoding sensor domain-containing protein — its product is MPLVVYFLLFLPFCLAANTQFDKIFEDHTAVMLLIDPMSGDIVKANDAAANFYGYPLDALENKSIQEINLFTKEQVAEERKNAKLQKRNYFIFRHQIASGEVKTVEVYSVPLEYAGRTLLFSIIQDISEQRQYQSDIWQYQENLEEMVDEQLSTINAKNNKIHAIYLTGITTLVTVALFLVYLLRITRNAEKRSFELSQIVEQSPSAIITTDHNGNILYQNNHSMRTLFANISKNKNVFAVLETLVNDQTRLNNAIKQRQPWVYDLSVNQGHTFLRVHLYPINSKQSSKSGYVFILDDITKQKQDEKQLRLTSTVFQTATEAVMICDKHYKIQAVNEAFTKITGFDSHEVLNQTPEILSAGLKNESIYKNIQHQLDENNQWQGEISNRRKSGEIYYEWLSITALRDNSGEIDAFVALFSDITKRKKAESKIYQQANYDSLTGLANRNLFLDRFEQALNKAERDHSYVTLLFIDLDGFKHVNDTLGHSQGDLLLKQTAQRLSATLRKSDTITRLGGDEFAVLISTEKCDFNIRKVAGKIQTAIARPFELENAQGFVSASIGITSYPNDGKDVETLMRKADSAMYKAKANGKNNFQFFTAEMDEKALKRRALESELRLAIEKQQFIVHYQAIFDTEKNHIYASEALVRWQHPEKGLLSPFHFIELAEELGLIADIGEFVLNTACDCAASWHKSFDNAPSISVNISSMQFQRDGFLESIENALNKSGLPAEKLILEITESVFIENDQKTITQLTKLADSGIKIAIDDFGTGYSSLSYLKKFPVNKLKIDRSFISDIEHNHENQALTKAIIAMGQSLKLEVIAEGVETRDQMQWLKDSECALIQGYWFAKPSDHEDFKTLLFKHNLRR
- a CDS encoding sensor histidine kinase; amino-acid sequence: MFTLIRTRIITSFISIALFVSTLFIGLGFIFSYEVEDGFFRFILNGEREQVEQQLATNQAILTHYPFVNYVESKEALPKVIYNILLDEPNRTEFPGEGDKHYHIVALTKGYLVAEVSEQLIVRKNKGGMLSFSLFFVTFILLIVILVAWFLAKRITKPIKTLNELISNTQSDQMPVGFSSQFKQDEVGVFAKALDNAFTRVQKFIEREQNFTRDASHELRTPIAISVGALALLKETPLSDEQQVLVSRIENAQRDMQQSVSGLLAMAREQDYELSDIKLLPLIEQAILVHHKLIENKAIELAINVTPDTTIISNQDALKMVLSNLISNAFHHTHGGMIAISYDQGCLTLCDSGKGIDNQIIDTVFEQGVKSESSQGLGFGLAIVKRLCDRLAITISVTSDKQGTTFTLDFTNVRLKH